A genomic stretch from Synergistaceae bacterium includes:
- a CDS encoding DctP family TRAP transporter solute-binding subunit, which produces MKGLSKGQKVLVIALLFTLCVFSGRALAAYKDEYKLDLVPNIQTAWGQGAQYFCDLVKERSGGKINIRPYFSSQLTAGKQTASMLLLRNGAIDFALQGVFNWAPQMPEFNLFALPFFMNTYEEIDAVKNGKAGKIIQDILESKGVHFLAWGENGYRAITNSKREIHVPDDLVGMKVRVVGSPLILDTFRAMGANPVNMNWNDVMSAVQQGVIDGQENPFNYFYVYKIQQYHPYISDWHYTCDALMYCVNPGVWKSFSPEDQKLIKDCAEEAGKFEMAMARVGLDDGSALKYLESIGKVPELKDYYGAIQAEGAKVVRLSDDEVRQFVEKTQSVRDSWKDKIGKELYEAAEEDMKSVRK; this is translated from the coding sequence ATGAAGGGGTTGTCAAAAGGGCAGAAAGTTTTGGTAATTGCGCTTTTGTTTACGCTGTGCGTTTTTTCGGGGAGGGCCCTGGCCGCGTATAAGGACGAGTACAAGCTGGACCTCGTCCCCAACATCCAGACGGCCTGGGGGCAGGGCGCGCAGTACTTCTGCGACCTCGTGAAGGAACGTTCCGGAGGGAAGATCAACATTCGTCCCTATTTCAGCTCGCAGCTCACCGCCGGCAAGCAGACGGCTTCGATGCTGCTTTTGAGGAACGGCGCCATCGATTTCGCGCTGCAGGGCGTTTTCAACTGGGCGCCTCAGATGCCGGAGTTCAACCTTTTCGCTCTGCCCTTCTTCATGAACACCTATGAGGAAATCGACGCCGTCAAAAACGGCAAAGCGGGAAAGATAATTCAGGACATTCTCGAAAGCAAGGGCGTGCATTTCCTCGCCTGGGGAGAGAACGGCTATCGGGCCATCACGAACAGCAAAAGAGAGATCCACGTTCCGGACGATCTCGTGGGCATGAAGGTGCGGGTGGTGGGCAGTCCGCTGATTCTGGACACCTTCAGGGCTATGGGCGCGAACCCCGTCAACATGAACTGGAACGACGTCATGTCCGCTGTGCAGCAGGGCGTTATCGACGGACAGGAAAACCCGTTCAACTATTTTTACGTGTATAAGATTCAGCAGTATCATCCCTACATTTCGGACTGGCATTACACGTGCGACGCGCTGATGTACTGCGTAAATCCGGGAGTCTGGAAGTCCTTTTCTCCCGAAGATCAGAAGCTGATCAAAGACTGCGCGGAAGAGGCCGGCAAATTTGAAATGGCCATGGCGCGGGTGGGACTGGACGACGGCTCCGCCCTGAAATACCTGGAGTCCATCGGCAAAGTTCCCGAGCTGAAGGACTATTACGGAGCCATTCAGGCCGAGGGGGCCAAAGTGGTCCGGCTCTCGGACGATGAAGTCAGACAGTTCGTCGAAAAAACCCAATCCGTCCGCGACAGTTGGAAGGACAAGATCGGAAAAGAGCTTTACGAAGCGGCGGAAGAGGATATGAAATCCGTCAGGAAATAA
- a CDS encoding TRAP transporter small permease: MLKKIFNGLFNRFEEVLGAILLFIMVTIAFLNVITRYFSNYSFAFTEEVALNLFVWITLLGISICYKHRTHLAMTFIYDRCPRKVQKGLFFLSNLFSAAFFALLTYRGVLQVWDEYELSSVTEALQTPTWLYTLALPVFSVLIIFRIGHSVMKEVRSNG; this comes from the coding sequence ATGCTGAAAAAAATTTTCAACGGGCTTTTCAATCGTTTCGAGGAAGTTTTGGGGGCGATACTGCTTTTTATCATGGTGACCATCGCGTTTCTGAACGTCATTACGCGTTATTTTTCCAACTATTCCTTTGCCTTTACCGAGGAGGTGGCCCTCAATCTTTTCGTCTGGATCACTCTTTTGGGGATTTCGATCTGCTACAAACACCGCACGCACCTGGCCATGACGTTCATCTACGACCGATGCCCCCGTAAGGTGCAGAAGGGGCTCTTTTTCCTGTCGAACCTTTTTTCCGCGGCGTTTTTCGCGCTTCTCACCTACAGGGGGGTTTTGCAGGTGTGGGACGAGTATGAGCTCAGCTCGGTGACGGAGGCCCTGCAGACGCCCACATGGCTTTACACCCTGGCTCTGCCCGTTTTTTCCGTGTTGATTATTTTCAGAATAGGCCATTCCGTGATGAAGGAGGTGAGGTCGAATGGCTGA
- a CDS encoding TRAP transporter large permease has protein sequence MADLFNEPAFWMLLLFLGPLLCSVPISVSLGCAACFLLWKWDLGIMMLSYNFYAGIYKFPLLAIPFFILAGVIMEKAGIAERIIRLINELVGSVTGGLAIATVAVATFWGAVSGSGPATVAALGLVLIPGMVKAGYDKAFATSVVSVSSGLAIIIPPSIIFIVYCDIMPQVSIGALFAAGILPGIVVALALMIVVRLLSARAGYRGTPRTPGELGRAFRNAFWGLVTPLIILGGIYGGVFTPTEAAAVAVFYGLFIGFFIYRTLTLKILLDILISSLQGSAVVMFVVTCAGLYSWVGDTIGFIPKIGNILLNISDNPWVVLLTINVMLFFAGMILEAIAIMYVFMPVLLPVVAHFGWDPLWFGVVATVNMAIGQVTPPVAVNLFVGANISGLRIEEIAKPAIPQVAAVIVALALISLFPAISTFIPKMMGMY, from the coding sequence ATGGCTGACCTTTTCAACGAGCCCGCGTTCTGGATGCTGCTTCTTTTCCTGGGACCGCTGCTGTGCAGTGTCCCGATTTCCGTTTCCCTGGGCTGCGCCGCGTGTTTTCTCCTGTGGAAATGGGATTTGGGGATCATGATGCTTTCCTACAATTTCTATGCGGGGATCTATAAATTTCCGCTTCTGGCGATTCCGTTTTTCATTCTGGCGGGGGTCATCATGGAAAAGGCGGGCATTGCCGAGCGCATCATCCGGCTCATCAACGAGCTGGTGGGTTCGGTGACGGGCGGTCTGGCCATTGCCACAGTGGCGGTCGCCACTTTCTGGGGGGCCGTGAGCGGTTCCGGACCGGCCACCGTGGCCGCGCTGGGGCTGGTTCTCATTCCCGGAATGGTCAAAGCCGGATACGACAAGGCCTTTGCCACTTCCGTGGTCTCGGTTTCCTCCGGTCTGGCCATCATCATTCCCCCCAGCATCATTTTTATCGTATATTGCGACATCATGCCCCAGGTGTCCATCGGGGCGCTGTTTGCCGCGGGGATTCTGCCGGGTATCGTCGTAGCCCTCGCTCTGATGATTGTCGTGCGCCTGCTGTCGGCCAGGGCCGGCTACAGAGGAACTCCCCGCACTCCCGGCGAGCTGGGGAGGGCCTTTCGAAACGCTTTTTGGGGGCTGGTCACCCCTCTCATTATCCTCGGGGGCATTTACGGAGGCGTGTTCACACCCACGGAAGCCGCCGCCGTGGCGGTATTTTATGGTTTGTTCATCGGGTTTTTCATCTACAGGACCCTCACGCTGAAAATCCTCCTGGATATTTTGATCAGTTCCCTGCAGGGCTCCGCGGTGGTGATGTTCGTCGTCACCTGCGCCGGCCTCTACTCCTGGGTGGGCGATACGATAGGGTTCATTCCCAAAATCGGAAATATTCTGCTCAACATCTCCGACAATCCCTGGGTCGTTCTGCTGACCATTAACGTCATGCTGTTTTTCGCCGGCATGATCCTTGAGGCCATCGCCATCATGTATGTTTTTATGCCGGTGCTGCTTCCCGTTGTGGCCCATTTCGGCTGGGACCCGCTCTGGTTCGGCGTTGTGGCCACGGTGAACATGGCCATCGGTCAGGTCACCCCGCCTGTGGCCGTCAATCTTTTCGTGGGGGCCAACATCAGCGGACTTCGGATCGAAGAAATAGCGAAACCCGCGATCCCTCAGGTGGCGGCGGTCATTGTGGCTCTCGCGCTGATTTCGCTGTTTCCCGCGATCTCCACATTCATTCCCAAAATGATGGGCATGTATTAA
- a CDS encoding sugar phosphate isomerase/epimerase — translation MKLGCCISIGQYDDLCALGYDFAELSGYETAGLSEADVSRLAGKIQERGVPCLGFNAYCRDNVPMVGPGYDRKKAREYAALLARRGNLLGAKNLGIGSPLARRLPKGYDLKKADEQMKEFLTITAEEADKWGMTVLYEALNPLTCDYGIGTLHALNMVETLSRENPNLKNLAMVLDFHHKVLAGEAADDFAGAMPWVRHLHINGITEDKRKRFPEAADADFCRRALKAAEALGYDGTVSVEADPGEKSFLEDARRSLEILREIIRY, via the coding sequence ATGAAACTGGGCTGCTGCATATCGATTGGGCAATACGATGATTTGTGCGCGCTGGGTTACGACTTCGCCGAATTATCAGGTTACGAAACGGCCGGACTGTCGGAGGCGGATGTCTCGCGTCTGGCCGGTAAAATTCAGGAAAGAGGCGTTCCCTGTCTGGGGTTTAACGCCTACTGCCGGGACAACGTTCCCATGGTGGGGCCGGGATATGACCGGAAAAAGGCGCGGGAGTACGCCGCCCTCCTGGCTCGAAGAGGAAATCTGCTGGGGGCGAAAAATCTGGGGATCGGTTCGCCTCTCGCCCGGCGTCTTCCGAAGGGATACGACCTGAAAAAAGCCGACGAACAAATGAAGGAGTTCCTGACCATAACGGCGGAAGAGGCGGATAAATGGGGAATGACGGTTCTCTACGAGGCTCTGAATCCCCTCACCTGTGATTATGGAATCGGCACGCTTCACGCTTTGAACATGGTCGAAACCCTGAGCCGGGAGAATCCAAATCTGAAAAATTTAGCGATGGTCCTGGATTTTCATCACAAGGTTCTTGCGGGGGAGGCCGCGGACGACTTCGCCGGAGCGATGCCCTGGGTTCGGCACCTGCACATTAACGGCATTACGGAGGATAAACGCAAGCGTTTTCCCGAGGCGGCCGACGCCGATTTCTGCCGTCGGGCCCTGAAGGCCGCGGAGGCCCTGGGGTATGACGGAACGGTGAGCGTCGAGGCGGACCCCGGCGAAAAAAGTTTTTTGGAGGACGCGAGGCGATCGCTTGAGATACTTCGTGAAATTATCCGCTATTGA
- a CDS encoding O-antigen ligase family protein gives MNSLLKPEYDRLKFTSRPFSHYPAFFTAAALAALPVAVFNGRGWYPPVDFYKWTLVFFVVAYGVGAAAFSSLRETGVQVTRMELAWLVLVMLAGLQPFFVPLRSLHEWLRNLYFFAALGGAVIVLRNLPIDGVLPGILRAVAATGGLSVIFGCVQNFLPDLRLPFILDASGASDRFLGNTVLDNILGAYLALAAVAGLWLLLYGPRGRGRFCAAIRGYDFFVWVLSAVGLWKTGSRSAFIACFIGLFVLWAACGFVFAKKNLKLLLTAVLLVACVAFAAPEVLRVERRDMSKLLNLDGFSAKYEGRWAIWLTSWEMIKNAPMLGTGLGNFKWNYLDALAAFREKYDLEPRYTFWAHNEYLQWIAETGIVGGALFFSLLLYGAGLGLRGLKRARNGHDREKVSLLSWSMAALAVLMADSCFSRPMHHVDTAFTLPLALGMISRLEASPLRLSFRSRAAVSGAIIVLSLSGIIFLTQSFQGRRYLGKYFYEPFYLSTRSSRERESRKPPFLIEDAFLRLTARENYNRTLIPLEDAEQNDRDALRLLRRCVETQPAYEELNLLMLLCQKRGDIREGRRYFKYYPPKEREKFLEGRFDGKYMVN, from the coding sequence ATGAATTCTCTTCTGAAACCGGAATATGATCGGTTAAAGTTTACCTCTCGCCCTTTTTCTCATTATCCGGCCTTTTTCACGGCCGCCGCTCTGGCCGCTCTTCCGGTGGCTGTCTTCAACGGACGCGGGTGGTATCCGCCCGTCGATTTTTACAAATGGACTCTTGTTTTTTTCGTTGTCGCTTATGGCGTCGGGGCTGCGGCATTTTCCTCTCTCCGTGAGACCGGCGTCCAGGTGACGCGCATGGAGCTGGCCTGGCTGGTTCTCGTTATGCTGGCGGGGCTTCAGCCTTTTTTCGTTCCTCTTCGCAGTTTGCATGAGTGGCTTCGTAATCTGTATTTTTTTGCGGCTTTGGGCGGGGCGGTCATCGTTCTGAGAAATCTTCCGATCGACGGGGTTCTGCCCGGCATACTGCGTGCCGTCGCCGCCACGGGCGGATTGTCGGTAATTTTTGGCTGTGTGCAAAATTTTCTCCCCGATCTGAGGCTTCCTTTTATTTTGGATGCCAGCGGAGCGTCGGATCGCTTTCTGGGCAATACCGTTCTGGATAATATTTTAGGGGCTTATCTGGCTCTTGCCGCTGTGGCGGGGCTGTGGCTCCTGCTTTATGGCCCCCGCGGCCGAGGTCGTTTTTGCGCCGCAATCCGGGGGTACGATTTTTTTGTTTGGGTTCTCAGCGCTGTGGGGCTTTGGAAAACCGGCAGTCGTTCGGCTTTTATCGCCTGTTTTATCGGGCTTTTTGTGCTTTGGGCGGCTTGTGGATTTGTTTTTGCAAAAAAGAATCTGAAGCTTTTGCTGACAGCGGTTCTGCTGGTGGCCTGTGTCGCTTTTGCCGCTCCCGAAGTTCTGCGGGTGGAGCGCAGGGATATGAGCAAACTGTTGAATTTGGATGGGTTTTCCGCAAAATACGAGGGCCGATGGGCTATTTGGCTCACGAGCTGGGAAATGATAAAAAACGCGCCGATGCTGGGGACAGGACTGGGGAATTTCAAGTGGAACTACCTGGACGCTCTCGCGGCTTTTCGTGAAAAGTACGATTTGGAGCCGAGGTACACCTTTTGGGCCCACAATGAATACCTTCAGTGGATCGCGGAGACGGGGATCGTCGGCGGCGCGCTGTTCTTTTCTCTTTTGTTGTATGGCGCGGGGCTTGGCCTTCGGGGTTTGAAAAGAGCCAGAAACGGTCACGACCGGGAAAAAGTATCCCTGCTGTCCTGGAGCATGGCGGCTCTGGCCGTTCTGATGGCCGATTCCTGTTTCAGCCGACCCATGCATCACGTGGACACGGCCTTTACCCTGCCTCTTGCTCTGGGGATGATTTCGCGCCTGGAGGCCTCTCCGCTCCGTTTGTCCTTTCGAAGCCGTGCGGCTGTGTCCGGGGCGATCATCGTTCTGTCTCTATCGGGAATCATATTCCTGACGCAGTCTTTTCAGGGGCGACGGTATCTGGGGAAATATTTTTACGAGCCTTTTTACCTTTCCACGCGCTCGTCCAGAGAGCGGGAAAGCCGTAAACCTCCCTTTTTGATCGAGGACGCCTTCCTCAGACTCACGGCCCGTGAAAACTACAACAGAACGCTTATTCCTCTGGAGGACGCGGAACAGAACGACCGGGACGCTCTGCGCCTTCTCAGGCGCTGTGTGGAGACGCAGCCGGCGTATGAGGAACTCAACCTTTTGATGCTGCTCTGTCAGAAGCGAGGCGACATCCGGGAAGGACGGCGTTACTTCAAATATTATCCCCCAAAAGAGAGGGAAAAATTTCTCGAAGGCCGGTTCGAC